A window of the Microbacterium sp. AZCO genome harbors these coding sequences:
- a CDS encoding MFS transporter, with protein MTTSVTSPQVGTDAAATGSTPVTLTRRSGRWIDGWNPEDGVFWQSEGRAIARRNLGWSIFAEFLGFIVWQLWSIVVVMLPAAGFTFSSSEAFWLISLPSLVGATMRFPYTFMVARFGGRNWTMISAGLLLIPSILLGIVVGNPETPFGVMLAVAALAGFGGGNFASSMANITYFFPQKEKGWALGLNAAGGNIGTAVAQFAVPIVVTAGAAATLNISLAGWMWVPLILVAIWGAWRYMDNLSNAKSDAAASAAALREPHLWLLALLYIGTFGSFIGFASVFPKLIADQFPEFSTIQVGQAAVSLAFLGALVGSLARPYGGRLADRVGGARVTVGAFTVMALGALSLVWTMPLHNFGVFLACFLVLFSATGIGNGSTYRMIPNVFAARTLALGIEGEAKVRMQRKAAAALGLISAIGAYGGFVIPQVLNLSQQTTGAYTGAFYGFVIAYALLLTLTIAVYIVPRRSLAGQRI; from the coding sequence ATGACCACGTCCGTGACATCCCCCCAGGTCGGCACCGATGCCGCCGCAACCGGCTCCACCCCTGTAACGCTCACCCGACGCTCCGGCCGCTGGATCGACGGCTGGAACCCGGAAGACGGCGTCTTCTGGCAGTCCGAGGGCCGCGCGATCGCGCGCCGCAACCTCGGCTGGTCGATCTTCGCCGAGTTCCTCGGCTTCATCGTCTGGCAGCTGTGGAGCATCGTCGTCGTGATGCTCCCAGCAGCGGGCTTCACGTTCTCGAGCTCCGAGGCGTTCTGGCTCATCTCGCTGCCGAGCCTCGTCGGGGCCACCATGCGGTTCCCCTACACCTTCATGGTGGCGAGGTTCGGCGGACGCAACTGGACGATGATCTCGGCCGGACTCCTCCTGATCCCCTCGATCCTGCTCGGAATCGTCGTCGGCAACCCCGAGACGCCCTTCGGCGTCATGCTGGCGGTCGCCGCCCTCGCGGGCTTCGGCGGCGGCAACTTCGCGAGCTCGATGGCCAACATCACCTACTTCTTCCCCCAGAAGGAGAAGGGCTGGGCGCTCGGCCTCAACGCCGCCGGCGGCAACATCGGCACGGCGGTCGCGCAGTTCGCCGTGCCCATCGTGGTGACGGCCGGCGCGGCGGCGACCCTCAACATCTCGCTCGCGGGCTGGATGTGGGTGCCCCTCATCCTCGTCGCCATCTGGGGTGCGTGGCGCTACATGGACAACCTGTCCAACGCGAAGTCGGATGCCGCGGCCTCCGCCGCCGCGCTCCGAGAGCCGCACCTGTGGCTCCTCGCCCTCCTCTACATCGGCACGTTCGGCTCCTTCATCGGCTTCGCGAGCGTCTTCCCCAAGCTCATCGCCGATCAGTTCCCCGAGTTCTCGACGATTCAGGTGGGACAGGCAGCCGTCTCGCTCGCCTTCCTCGGAGCGCTCGTCGGCTCCCTGGCACGTCCCTACGGCGGCCGTCTCGCCGACCGTGTCGGAGGCGCGCGGGTGACGGTGGGGGCGTTCACCGTCATGGCGCTCGGCGCCCTGTCGCTCGTCTGGACGATGCCTCTCCACAACTTCGGCGTCTTCCTCGCCTGCTTCCTCGTGCTCTTCTCGGCGACGGGCATCGGCAACGGCTCGACCTACCGCATGATCCCGAACGTGTTCGCGGCCCGCACGCTCGCACTCGGGATCGAGGGCGAGGCGAAGGTGCGCATGCAGCGCAAGGCCGCGGCGGCGCTCGGCCTCATCTCGGCGATCGGCGCGTACGGCGGCTTCGTCATCCCGCAGGTGCTCAACCTCTCGCAGCAGACCACCGGCGCGTACACAGGCGCGTTCTACGGCTTCGTCATCGCCTACGCGCTGCTGCTGACGCTCACGATCGCGGTGTACATCGTGCCTCGGCGCTCGCTCGCCGGTCAGCGCATCTGA